DNA sequence from the Gemmatimonadales bacterium genome:
GGACCCATCCGTGGCACCCGCCGCGAGCTATCCCGGCTACCTGCTGCAGACTCGCGAGGGGACCCAGCTCCGCTTCGCTGCTGGCACCACGCTGCCCGAGCCGCTGGCGACGATCGGCAAGGTCTCGAGCTCCCGCGATCAGGAGCTGCAGGGGCGCCTGGTGGGGCCAGCGCCGACGGCATCGGGAGTTGTGTTCGAGCCGGTCCGCTTCGTCAAGCTCAACGGCATCGCCGCCGCGGCGCTCGACTTCGCCAAGACGGCGGCGGAGATCGCGCTGGGGCTGGTCGGGGTGCTGTCGCTGTTTCTCGGCCTGCTCAAGATCGCGGAGCACGCCGGGATCATCTACGCCCTGGTGAAGCTGGTGCGGCCGGTGCTCCGCCCGCTCTTCCCCGAGCTGCCGCCAGACCATCCCGCGCTGGGGCTGATCGCGCTCAATCTCACGGCCAACTGTCTGGGCCTGGGCAACGCGGCCACACCGTTCGGGATCAAGGCAATGGAGGAGCTGCAGAAGCTGAACCGCTCGGCCGACACGGCTACGAACTCCATGGTCATGCTCCTGGCGCTCAACACCGCCGGCGTGCAGCTGGTGCCGCCGGTGCTCCTGCTGGGTCTCCTCGGTCTCCAGATCAACCAGCTGGTGTTCCCGATCATCGGCAGCGGGATCTGCGGACTGATCGTCGCCATCACGATGGCGAAGCTGCTGGGACGGCTGCCGGGCTACCGCGCATCCGATCCCAACCGGTGAGGCGCACATGAACTCCATTCGCGCCGCCATCGGCCTCCTCTCGATCTTCGTCGTTCCCCTCATCCTGGTGGGCTTCCCGCTCTACGGCCTGTACAAGCGGGTGCCGGTCTATGAGAGCTTCGTGGAGGGTGCCAAGGAGGGATTCCAGGTCGCCGTCCGGATCATTCCCTATCTGGTGGCGATCCTGTTCGCCATCGCGATGTTCCGGGCCAGCGGGGCGATGGACTTCCTGGCACGGGCGCTGGCGCCGGTGCTGGGCCTGATCGGGTTCCCGCCCGAGGTGCTGCCGATGGCGATCATCCGGCCGCTCACCGGCTCGGGCTCGGCGGGGATCGTGGTGGACATGATCAAGCAGTACGGCGAGGACTCGATCCTGGTGAAGATGGCGGCGGTTATGTTCGGGTCGACCGAGACCACGTTCTACGTCATCGCCGTGTACTTCGGGGCAATCAACATCCGGAAGACCCGGCATGCAGTGCCGGTCGGGCTCATCGCCGATGGCGCGGCGATGATCATCGCCGTCTGGACGGTGCGGTTGCTGTTCGGGTGACCTCGGCCGTCGGCACCCGCCGGCGGGCACGACTACCTTCCGAGTATGCAACGCCGCACCCGCATTCTGGCCCTGGTCGGAACCGTGATCGGCCTGGTGTTGGTCCTGCTCCTGGTCCTGCCGCTGCTCTTCCGGGACCGGATCGCGCAACGGATCAAGACCGAGGTGAACCGGAGCCTCGACGCCCGAGTCGACTGGCGCGACGCCGGCCTCAGCTTCTTCCGTGACTTTCCCAATCTCACCCTGACGCTCGACGACCTCACGGCCGCCGGGGTAGGCCGGTTCCAGCGGGACACTCTCGCCTCGGTGCACCATCTCGGGGTGGTCCTCGATGTGGCCAGCGTGCTGGGAAACGTTCTGGGCGGGAGGCCCATTGTCGTCCGCGCCGTCAAGCTCGACCAGCCCCGGCTTTCACTGATCGCGCTGGAGGACGGGACCGCCAACTGGGATATCGCCAAGAAGACGCCGGAGACCGCGACGCGGGCGAAGGCGTCGAAGCCGGTCGCGGTCAGCCTCCGGCAGTTCGAGATCACCGATGCCGCCGTGCGCTTCGACAATCGCCGGGCCAAGCTCAAGGCGTCGATGCGCGGGTTCACTCAGTCGCTGTCGGGGGATTTCAGCCAGGACCTCGTCACCATCCGGACCAAGGCAGACGCGGACACCGTGAGCGTCAGCTTCGCCGGCATTCCCTACCTCAACCGGGTCGCGCTCGGTCTCACGGCCGACCTGCAGGCGGACTTAAGCAGGAAGGTCTATGCTCTGAAAGACACGGAGCTCCGGCTGAATGATCTGCGGTTGGTGCTGGGGGGAAGGGTGGAGGGGAAGGATGGGAAGGACGGGAAAGTCGGGAAAGTGCTCGCGATCGATCTCGC
Encoded proteins:
- a CDS encoding spore maturation protein gives rise to the protein MNSIRAAIGLLSIFVVPLILVGFPLYGLYKRVPVYESFVEGAKEGFQVAVRIIPYLVAILFAIAMFRASGAMDFLARALAPVLGLIGFPPEVLPMAIIRPLTGSGSAGIVVDMIKQYGEDSILVKMAAVMFGSTETTFYVIAVYFGAINIRKTRHAVPVGLIADGAAMIIAVWTVRLLFG
- a CDS encoding nucleoside recognition domain-containing protein, producing MLNYIWAGLIVSSFLFAIGNDASDLARDRYRNGQPLPVVLTFPQGYDSAARRVPVEIRIDPRQYATFYQTDPSVAPAASYPGYLLQTREGTQLRFAAGTTLPEPLATIGKVSSSRDQELQGRLVGPAPTASGVVFEPVRFVKLNGIAAAALDFAKTAAEIALGLVGVLSLFLGLLKIAEHAGIIYALVKLVRPVLRPLFPELPPDHPALGLIALNLTANCLGLGNAATPFGIKAMEELQKLNRSADTATNSMVMLLALNTAGVQLVPPVLLLGLLGLQINQLVFPIIGSGICGLIVAITMAKLLGRLPGYRASDPNR
- a CDS encoding AsmA family protein, with amino-acid sequence MQRRTRILALVGTVIGLVLVLLLVLPLLFRDRIAQRIKTEVNRSLDARVDWRDAGLSFFRDFPNLTLTLDDLTAAGVGRFQRDTLASVHHLGVVLDVASVLGNVLGGRPIVVRAVKLDQPRLSLIALEDGTANWDIAKKTPETATRAKASKPVAVSLRQFEITDAAVRFDNRRAKLKASMRGFTQSLSGDFSQDLVTIRTKADADTVSVSFAGIPYLNRVALGLTADLQADLSRKVYALKDTELRLNDLRLVLGGRVEGKDGKDGKVGKVLAIDLAFKAPSTKFLSILSLVPAVYAHDFGKVKTAGTFAVNGRVKGEYGDSAFPSFAVNAKVDNAAFQYPDLPLPARDINMDLSIANPGGSADSTMVRLHRFHLVIGRNPVDATMVLRTPVSDPDVDARVRGKVDLADVRRTLKLEG